A single window of candidate division WOR-3 bacterium DNA harbors:
- a CDS encoding ABC transporter substrate-binding protein, whose protein sequence is MTKLLNLIIVVLALALIAVIVYPQIQANRPRLVRFACDSTTSSLPILVGIEESLFINNRITPELVWYSDPDQALADLFAGKSDVGIFPWSTVLKRIAYSGESLKVFMSQEFRQTLPVDAIVVPAKSKLTTLADLRKKRLGYPPQLRDYVRPMLANINIRPQDITAIEVPLSTLVEQLVTGSIDAAWLLEPVLCALDTVAFRTLQPGVLARYVSAPFPGAAVGFTPGFYAKSDKVLLSRLKIATDAAVALTEGNVDKAKMVLGKYFPYCKEFCQTCRLPEMQRLVEINRPAVAALSARLAASGVLSSEVETQNLFVEPARLTR, encoded by the coding sequence ATGACTAAACTGCTTAATCTTATCATCGTGGTTCTGGCCTTGGCCCTGATCGCGGTTATTGTGTACCCCCAAATCCAGGCAAACCGGCCTAGGCTCGTTCGGTTTGCCTGCGACAGCACGACCAGCTCCTTACCGATACTCGTCGGCATCGAAGAATCACTGTTCATCAACAACCGGATAACGCCTGAATTAGTTTGGTACTCTGATCCAGACCAGGCCCTGGCCGACCTGTTCGCAGGCAAGAGCGACGTCGGAATATTTCCGTGGAGTACAGTTCTAAAGCGGATAGCCTACAGCGGCGAAAGCCTCAAAGTATTCATGTCCCAAGAGTTCAGACAGACCCTGCCGGTGGATGCCATTGTCGTACCAGCCAAGTCTAAACTCACAACTTTAGCCGATCTGAGAAAAAAAAGGTTAGGTTATCCACCCCAGTTGCGCGACTACGTCAGACCCATGTTGGCAAACATAAACATCCGGCCCCAGGACATCACAGCTATCGAGGTACCGCTCTCCACACTGGTAGAACAACTCGTCACTGGCTCGATCGATGCTGCCTGGCTTCTGGAACCGGTACTCTGTGCACTTGATACAGTCGCGTTCCGTACTCTGCAACCTGGCGTACTAGCACGATATGTTTCGGCGCCATTCCCCGGTGCTGCGGTCGGATTCACTCCCGGCTTCTATGCAAAATCCGACAAAGTGCTTCTTTCACGCCTTAAGATAGCGACCGATGCCGCCGTCGCCCTGACAGAAGGCAACGTGGATAAAGCCAAGATGGTGCTTGGCAAGTACTTTCCCTACTGCAAGGAATTCTGCCAGACCTGCCGTTTGCCCGAAATGCAGCGACTGGTCGAAATCAACAGACCAGCAGTTGCTGCACTTTCCGCCCGATTAGCCGCTTCTGGCGTACTGTCGAGTGAGGTCGAAACCCAGAACTTGTTCGTAGAACCAGCCAGGCTTACACGCTGA
- the dnaX gene encoding DNA polymerase III subunit gamma/tau, with the protein MSGKVLTLKYRPQTFDELLVQNHVKRVLIKALEHRRLANAYLFAGPRGVGKTTTARILAKSLNCLSFEQPTPTPCNRCSACVEISGSRNIDVLEIDGASNRGIDQVRELRENIKYAPTSLRYKVYIIDEVHMLTSQAFNALLKTLEEPPAHAKFIFATTAAHEVPATIISRCQRFDFRKASPEEVATRLRWLAEQENIKIAESALLAVARRADGAIRDGESILEQLATYQPGGIELSDVEELLGLVPAELFFEFLDSLLAGSSTDALRLVARIVEEGHDLFEFYSGLVCHLRNLLVLIVSSETRYLGTSQEEIGRLAEQAKAAGSIRLVKALETVLRSEESAKHSQIPRVHLECLTLELSALLGPEPAGTQIATGTSVDAETAQTRKTTAALRPPDAASSRTKKQEVATRHSKTDDPSRPLDSVWEDFILRIKGHKPYLATFLHLCKAESHKNNTFTISCPETNRTAWDKLQNDISLLESVLSSVLGQPTKVTIVPSKGTNDSSPEIERISRVFGPLERISRHR; encoded by the coding sequence ATGTCTGGTAAAGTCCTCACCCTCAAGTATCGGCCGCAGACATTTGATGAACTCCTAGTTCAGAACCATGTCAAGCGCGTCTTGATCAAGGCGCTCGAACACCGCCGGCTCGCCAACGCCTACTTGTTCGCTGGCCCACGCGGCGTCGGTAAAACTACAACCGCTCGAATTCTTGCCAAGAGCCTAAACTGTCTTTCCTTCGAGCAACCGACCCCAACACCCTGTAACCGCTGCTCTGCCTGCGTCGAAATCTCCGGTTCGCGTAACATTGACGTCCTTGAAATTGATGGTGCCTCAAACCGCGGAATCGACCAAGTCCGCGAGCTACGCGAGAACATAAAGTATGCCCCCACCAGCCTACGCTACAAGGTCTACATCATTGACGAAGTTCACATGCTAACATCTCAGGCATTCAATGCTCTTCTGAAAACCCTGGAAGAGCCGCCGGCCCATGCCAAGTTCATCTTTGCAACCACCGCGGCGCACGAAGTACCGGCAACAATCATTTCGCGGTGCCAGCGTTTCGACTTCAGAAAAGCCAGTCCTGAAGAAGTCGCAACCCGCCTGCGCTGGCTGGCTGAACAGGAAAACATCAAGATAGCCGAGTCGGCTCTACTCGCCGTAGCCCGCCGCGCTGACGGGGCAATTCGCGATGGCGAAAGCATCCTCGAGCAACTCGCCACTTATCAGCCCGGCGGCATAGAGCTTTCCGATGTCGAGGAACTCCTCGGACTTGTCCCGGCCGAACTCTTCTTCGAGTTTCTCGATTCCTTGCTTGCTGGCAGCTCAACCGACGCACTCCGGTTGGTCGCCAGAATCGTTGAGGAAGGACACGACCTGTTCGAATTCTACTCCGGCTTGGTCTGCCACTTGCGTAACCTCTTAGTCCTCATTGTCAGCAGCGAGACCCGATATCTCGGAACATCCCAAGAGGAAATAGGCCGGCTAGCGGAACAAGCCAAGGCAGCGGGCTCCATTCGACTCGTGAAAGCGCTGGAGACAGTCCTCAGAAGCGAAGAATCAGCCAAGCACTCCCAGATACCCCGCGTCCACCTTGAATGCCTGACCCTGGAACTGTCTGCTCTGCTCGGGCCCGAACCTGCCGGCACGCAAATTGCAACCGGGACTTCGGTTGACGCAGAAACCGCCCAGACTAGAAAGACGACTGCGGCCCTAAGGCCTCCGGACGCCGCTTCGTCCAGAACGAAAAAGCAAGAGGTTGCGACCCGGCATTCGAAAACGGATGACCCGAGTCGTCCCCTCGACTCAGTGTGGGAGGATTTCATCCTAAGAATAAAGGGCCATAAGCCATACCTCGCCACTTTCCTTCACCTGTGCAAAGCCGAGTCCCATAAGAACAACACCTTCACCATCTCCTGCCCGGAGACAAACAGAACAGCCTGGGATAAACTGCAGAACGATATTAGCCTCCTGGAGTCAGTACTCAGCTCAGTCTTGGGCCAACCTACCAAGGTTACCATTGTCCCATCAAAGGGAACCAACGACAGCAGCCCGGAAATCGAACGCATTTCTCGGGTGTTCGGTCCGCTTGAGAGAATATCACGACACAGATGA
- the recR gene encoding recombination mediator RecR: MKQSLERLIEALIGLPGIGRKTAQRIALHLLRDRSRQVDELVYALTEARTKLHPCSRCFNLTEADLCEVCSDPSRNHTLVCVVETPGDVLTLEQSGLFQGVYHVLGGALSPIDDIGPEDLKISELLNRIESEKVAEVIIATNPTTEGEATAVYLARLLHRPGLLVTRIARGLPVGSDLELADGETISRAFEGRREV; this comes from the coding sequence ATGAAACAGTCGCTTGAAAGGCTGATAGAAGCACTCATCGGCCTGCCCGGCATTGGCCGGAAGACTGCCCAGCGCATCGCCCTGCATCTGTTACGTGACCGAAGCAGACAGGTTGATGAGCTTGTGTACGCCCTGACCGAGGCCCGCACCAAGCTACACCCCTGTTCGCGGTGCTTCAACCTTACCGAAGCCGACCTCTGCGAAGTTTGCTCGGACCCGAGCCGTAACCATACTCTCGTCTGCGTCGTCGAGACACCAGGCGATGTCCTGACCCTGGAACAGTCCGGTCTTTTCCAAGGCGTGTACCACGTACTCGGTGGCGCACTATCCCCTATTGACGATATCGGCCCAGAAGACCTAAAAATTAGCGAACTTCTAAACCGCATAGAATCTGAAAAGGTCGCAGAGGTTATCATCGCCACAAATCCGACGACCGAAGGCGAGGCCACCGCAGTTTACCTTGCCCGATTGCTACATCGGCCTGGATTGCTGGTCACGCGTATCGCACGTGGCCTTCCCGTCGGCTCGGACCTAGAACTGGCGGACGGTGAGACAATTTCCCGTGCGTTCGAGGGACGGCGCGAGGTCTAG